The following proteins come from a genomic window of Pyxidicoccus sp. MSG2:
- a CDS encoding 3-deoxy-7-phosphoheptulonate synthase, producing MIVMLEPDSPESVVSAVLKVASQYKGVTPRAHVMEGAEYTVTEVYLLGSTAQVPTEPFEQIPGVRQVVRVSQKYRVIGRHKGQVASSGFDYNGVTFDEKSVQLFAGLCAVDNRENVDTMMAALAKCGIKTTRMGAYKPRTNPYEFQGLGAACLPWVFESAGKHGIKVIAMEVTHPRHIDEIRDALERSGNATGVMLQVGTRNAQNFELLKSIGQQRTFPVLFKRGMGITLEESLNACEYVASEGNPKIVFCLRGVKTHLGDPHRNMVDFAHVPVVRRLTRMPVCVDPSHAVGQAAASPDGLPDIFHAIGQGLIAGASMVLVDFHPHPEAALCDGPQALRLEQLPALQNYTRIIRDAYVAAVKNGDGSKPAAS from the coding sequence ATGATCGTCATGCTCGAACCGGACTCGCCTGAGTCCGTCGTGTCCGCCGTCCTCAAGGTCGCTTCGCAGTACAAGGGAGTGACCCCTCGGGCGCATGTCATGGAGGGCGCCGAGTACACGGTCACCGAGGTGTATCTGCTCGGCTCCACCGCGCAGGTCCCCACCGAGCCCTTCGAGCAGATTCCGGGCGTTCGCCAGGTCGTCCGGGTGTCGCAGAAGTACCGCGTCATCGGCCGGCACAAGGGCCAGGTGGCCTCGTCTGGCTTCGACTACAACGGCGTCACCTTCGACGAGAAGTCGGTGCAGCTGTTCGCGGGTCTGTGCGCCGTGGACAACCGGGAGAACGTCGACACGATGATGGCCGCGCTCGCGAAGTGCGGCATCAAGACCACGCGCATGGGCGCGTACAAGCCCCGCACCAACCCCTACGAGTTCCAGGGCCTGGGCGCCGCGTGTCTCCCGTGGGTATTCGAATCCGCCGGCAAGCACGGCATCAAGGTCATCGCGATGGAGGTGACGCACCCGCGCCACATCGACGAGATTCGCGACGCGCTGGAGCGCTCGGGCAACGCCACCGGTGTCATGCTCCAGGTGGGCACGCGCAACGCGCAGAACTTCGAGCTGCTCAAGAGCATCGGGCAGCAGCGCACCTTCCCCGTGCTCTTCAAGCGCGGCATGGGCATCACGCTCGAGGAGTCCCTCAACGCGTGCGAGTACGTGGCGAGCGAAGGCAACCCGAAGATCGTCTTCTGCCTCCGCGGCGTGAAGACGCACCTGGGCGACCCGCACCGCAACATGGTGGACTTCGCCCACGTGCCGGTGGTGCGGCGGCTCACGCGCATGCCCGTGTGCGTGGACCCCTCGCACGCCGTCGGCCAGGCGGCCGCTTCGCCGGACGGGCTGCCGGACATCTTCCACGCCATCGGCCAGGGGCTCATCGCCGGTGCGTCCATGGTGTTGGTGGACTTCCACCCGCATCCGGAGGCCGCCCTGTGTGACGGCCCGCAGGCCCTGCGCCTGGAGCAGCTCCCCGCGCTCCAGAACTACACGCGCATCATCCGCGACGCGTACGTGGCCGCCGTGAAGAACGGCGACGGCAGCAAGCCCGCCGCGTCCTGA
- a CDS encoding tetratricopeptide repeat protein, which produces MSKLLFAAFNEGVKLSMSGNHEAAILAFDKVLAVDPKHVPALTAKGSALAELGRTQEALACFEHAIEVDPNAADPHRDAALCQLELGEPEAAAQLMQRAVQLNPEPGYREAVAVEVYSLGNALLTRGSRRPDKARYRQARHVFELALELSPAYVEAAKALADVWEHLGDTSQRDHYAQMASRLRPVGG; this is translated from the coding sequence ATGTCAAAGTTGCTGTTCGCGGCGTTCAACGAGGGCGTCAAGCTCTCCATGTCCGGCAACCACGAGGCCGCCATCCTCGCGTTCGACAAGGTCCTCGCCGTGGACCCGAAGCACGTCCCGGCGCTCACCGCCAAGGGCTCGGCCCTGGCCGAGCTGGGCCGCACGCAGGAAGCGCTGGCCTGCTTCGAGCACGCCATCGAAGTGGACCCGAACGCGGCCGACCCGCACCGCGACGCGGCCCTCTGCCAGCTCGAGCTGGGGGAGCCCGAGGCCGCCGCCCAGCTCATGCAGCGCGCCGTGCAGCTCAACCCGGAGCCCGGCTACCGCGAGGCCGTCGCCGTGGAAGTCTATTCGCTGGGCAACGCGCTCCTGACGCGAGGCTCCCGCCGTCCGGACAAGGCGCGCTACCGGCAGGCCCGCCACGTCTTCGAGCTGGCCCTGGAGCTGTCCCCCGCCTACGTCGAGGCCGCCAAGGCCCTGGCGGACGTCTGGGAGCACCTGGGGGACACCTCCCAGCGGGACCACTACGCCCAGATGGCCAGCCGCCTGCGCCCCGTCGGGGGCTGA
- a CDS encoding sterol desaturase family protein, translated as MRQSSGPGAGFVEGRGNVHPFSHVIVVLAGAIVQPLLFAALTLLLLHGVLGSWMWRRRIQEQGARWSVWRHELVFAILAFLSAGLVRLLIEGLHERGFIRFRSGPVSLALLLSQLALYFLLFDFCNYWFHRWMHTGWRYRFHQVHHVSRTPNALSALSFHPLEALVTSGFTLVLLVAMDFHVHALLAISVLGMLQNLMIHCGHELLPWWWHRNPLTRLLVSPTYHDRHHELADRNFGGLTTLWDRLFGTSEPDFELRYDAVHARIRSAASPSRIPELEGGEGIPAEAPQAGLRD; from the coding sequence ATGCGGCAGTCTTCCGGCCCGGGCGCTGGATTCGTGGAAGGACGAGGGAACGTGCACCCATTCAGTCATGTCATCGTGGTGCTGGCGGGCGCCATCGTGCAGCCGTTGCTGTTCGCTGCGCTGACCCTGCTGCTTCTTCACGGGGTGCTCGGTTCCTGGATGTGGCGGAGGCGCATCCAGGAGCAGGGTGCTCGCTGGTCCGTGTGGCGTCACGAGCTCGTCTTCGCGATCCTGGCGTTCCTCTCGGCGGGACTGGTGCGGCTCCTCATCGAGGGGCTTCACGAGCGAGGGTTTATCCGGTTTCGATCAGGTCCCGTGAGCCTTGCGCTCCTGCTGTCCCAGCTCGCGCTCTACTTCCTGCTGTTCGATTTCTGCAACTACTGGTTCCACCGGTGGATGCATACCGGCTGGCGTTACCGCTTCCACCAGGTCCACCACGTGTCCCGGACACCGAACGCGCTGTCCGCTCTGTCGTTCCATCCCCTGGAGGCGCTGGTGACCAGCGGCTTCACGCTGGTGCTGCTCGTCGCCATGGACTTCCATGTCCACGCGCTCCTGGCCATCAGCGTGCTCGGAATGCTCCAGAACCTGATGATCCACTGCGGTCATGAACTCCTGCCCTGGTGGTGGCACCGGAATCCGCTGACACGGCTCCTGGTCTCCCCCACATACCATGACCGGCACCATGAACTTGCCGACCGCAACTTTGGCGGGCTCACGACCCTCTGGGACAGGCTCTTCGGCACCTCCGAGCCCGACTTCGAGCTCAGGTACGACGCCGTTCACGCACGTATCCGGTCGGCGGCCAGCCCCTCCAGGATTCCCGAGCTGGAAGGAGGGGAGGGCATCCCGGCGGAAGCCCCCCAGGCCGGTCTGCGTGATTGA
- a CDS encoding Rieske 2Fe-2S domain-containing protein gives MSRRYPFPSYPNGWFAVGLSGDLPAGGSLTCRAFGQELVLFRTEAGAAFALDAYCPHLGAHLGRGGRVCGDSFRCPLHGFRYDGQGHCVGTSQGGPAVAGLRIGTWPLRERNGLLLVWHHAEGRPPQWEVPVLDAAEWSAMRVERVDVRTHPQEVTENSIDLTHFSELHGYEAVRVVDPPSLDGPCLRAAFASSRSVESLGTAGRAEFVFRVEVWGLGYVCVEAVDSVFGVRSRQFALATPLDDERVTLRLAASIVRFADPALTERILGLFFRGFISDLRQDIPIWENKRYVEAPALTRAEGILGAYRHWARQFYSAPGDAAATA, from the coding sequence ATGTCTCGGAGGTACCCCTTTCCGTCGTACCCGAACGGCTGGTTCGCCGTGGGACTATCCGGTGACCTGCCAGCCGGAGGCAGCCTCACGTGCCGTGCCTTCGGGCAGGAGCTCGTCCTCTTTCGCACCGAAGCGGGCGCGGCCTTCGCGCTGGATGCCTACTGCCCCCACCTGGGGGCGCACCTGGGGCGGGGCGGCCGCGTCTGCGGTGACAGCTTCCGCTGTCCTCTTCATGGCTTTCGCTACGACGGCCAGGGCCACTGTGTTGGCACCTCTCAAGGCGGCCCCGCGGTGGCGGGGCTGCGGATCGGGACCTGGCCGTTGCGTGAGCGCAATGGGCTGTTGCTGGTATGGCACCACGCGGAAGGACGTCCCCCGCAGTGGGAGGTGCCAGTGCTGGACGCTGCGGAGTGGTCCGCCATGCGCGTCGAGCGCGTGGACGTGCGGACCCATCCTCAAGAGGTGACCGAGAACAGCATCGACCTGACGCACTTCTCGGAGCTGCATGGGTACGAGGCCGTGCGAGTGGTCGACCCGCCAAGCCTGGACGGTCCCTGTCTCCGTGCGGCCTTTGCCTCGTCCCGCTCCGTGGAGTCACTGGGGACGGCGGGACGGGCTGAGTTCGTCTTTCGCGTGGAGGTGTGGGGCCTGGGTTACGTATGCGTGGAGGCGGTGGACTCCGTCTTCGGAGTGCGCTCCAGGCAGTTCGCCCTGGCGACGCCGCTGGATGACGAGCGCGTCACGCTGCGGCTCGCGGCGAGCATCGTCCGCTTCGCCGACCCGGCCCTGACGGAGCGCATCCTCGGCCTGTTCTTCCGGGGGTTCATCTCGGACCTGAGGCAGGACATCCCCATCTGGGAGAACAAGCGCTACGTGGAGGCGCCCGCGCTCACCCGGGCGGAGGGAATCCTCGGCGCCTATCGCCACTGGGCGCGGCAGTTCTACTCGGCGCCCGGGGACGCCGCCGCCACGGCGTGA
- a CDS encoding radical SAM protein: MRCLSIHLTDLCNSKCTFCVVASPLYTKDTVNYDEVVAFLRAHAGTYDVVNFHGGEPTIHPRFLETLALIQTLGFREVHLQTNATRLADEDFARKTFELGVKLFIISLHGDDPQTHDTQTHTPGGFNRVIASIQNVKALGARVRTNTVVTRANLQRLPSIARVACDAGVDHFNISNIHPVGSALFALGRILPSFEEVRTHLYPAIDHCLARGRRVTLEGFPYCSVAERQDLHLNNEYRDIRMMIRGRVIEDYDAFMSDSMRVFGSPCQACGVRKACGGVYREYISYRGWNEFRPLPGTGAGEVAPEVPTTVAS, from the coding sequence ATGCGCTGCCTGAGCATCCACTTGACGGACTTGTGCAACAGCAAGTGCACGTTCTGCGTCGTTGCCTCACCGCTCTACACGAAGGACACGGTGAACTACGACGAGGTCGTCGCATTCCTCCGTGCCCACGCGGGGACGTACGACGTCGTGAACTTCCACGGTGGAGAGCCCACCATCCATCCCAGGTTCCTGGAAACGCTGGCGCTCATCCAGACGCTGGGCTTCCGCGAGGTGCATCTACAGACGAACGCCACCCGCCTGGCGGACGAGGATTTCGCTCGCAAGACGTTCGAGCTCGGCGTGAAGCTGTTCATCATCTCCCTGCACGGCGACGACCCGCAGACGCACGACACGCAGACCCATACCCCCGGGGGCTTCAACCGGGTGATTGCCTCCATCCAGAACGTCAAGGCCCTGGGGGCTCGCGTGCGGACCAACACCGTCGTGACCCGGGCGAACCTCCAGCGGCTGCCCTCCATTGCCCGCGTGGCCTGTGACGCGGGCGTGGACCACTTCAACATCTCCAACATCCATCCGGTCGGCAGCGCGCTCTTCGCGCTGGGGCGCATCCTCCCGTCGTTCGAGGAGGTCCGCACGCACCTCTATCCAGCCATCGACCACTGCCTGGCGCGCGGCCGCCGGGTGACGCTTGAGGGCTTCCCCTACTGCAGCGTCGCCGAGCGGCAGGACCTGCACCTCAACAACGAGTACCGCGACATCCGGATGATGATTCGGGGCCGGGTGATTGAAGACTACGACGCCTTCATGAGCGACTCGATGCGGGTGTTTGGCAGTCCCTGCCAGGCCTGCGGCGTCCGCAAGGCCTGCGGCGGCGTATACCGGGAGTACATCAGCTACCGCGGGTGGAACGAGTTCCGTCCGCTTCCGGGAACGGGGGCGGGGGAAGTCGCACCCGAGGTCCCCACGACAGTGGCTTCCTGA
- a CDS encoding DUF6365 family protein yields the protein MSRKHLLLVLGPNSWGRGVMALRIAEELRATGGEALFVAADSVGPLFEGTGFRVERVAGHLGPLLELLLQDVIRTERPDALILCDFNSVHATLRAHRCGTEALTRHGLPLIAMDTWDYRESGFVIDRTDTESLAVSRWIEALPWRLLPVPILRPELRPGAFRCISTDGSQRADTRRAAAREALGLSEADRCVLFCSADWQLAKHHPPATRRVIDAVNGVMARCLERLGPRVHLLHVGPAPVEAWSVLGSRYRPSPQVSDPEFDVLLGAVDLMLSANVAATTVTRAIVAGIPTVVLHNSRALHADGPSPEQGGAPSWMLELFPLHPFLLWPLKYRAYLEPVLAGNSYCEAFERVELVEEERLEAVCRALLFEGPARSAHRQRQEDYLVRLGKLPTAAQVIDGYLSGDTTCAA from the coding sequence ATGAGCCGCAAGCACCTGCTCTTGGTCCTCGGGCCCAACTCCTGGGGCAGGGGTGTCATGGCCCTGCGCATTGCGGAGGAACTGCGTGCGACGGGAGGGGAGGCCCTCTTCGTCGCCGCGGATTCGGTCGGTCCCCTCTTCGAGGGAACCGGCTTCCGCGTGGAGCGGGTGGCCGGACACCTGGGCCCCCTGCTGGAACTCCTCCTGCAAGACGTCATCCGGACCGAGCGACCCGACGCCCTGATTCTCTGTGACTTCAACTCCGTCCACGCCACGCTGCGCGCCCACCGCTGCGGCACCGAGGCCCTGACCCGCCATGGCCTCCCCCTCATCGCGATGGACACCTGGGACTACCGGGAGAGTGGCTTCGTCATCGACCGCACCGACACGGAGAGCCTCGCCGTCAGCCGGTGGATTGAGGCGTTGCCCTGGAGGCTGCTGCCGGTCCCCATCCTGCGCCCCGAGCTCCGCCCCGGAGCCTTCCGCTGCATCTCCACGGATGGCTCCCAGCGCGCGGACACACGCCGCGCGGCCGCCCGGGAGGCGCTGGGGCTTTCCGAAGCGGACCGGTGCGTGCTGTTCTGCAGCGCGGACTGGCAGTTGGCGAAGCACCACCCGCCCGCCACCCGGCGGGTCATCGACGCGGTGAACGGGGTGATGGCGCGCTGCCTGGAGCGCCTCGGGCCCCGCGTGCACCTGCTGCACGTGGGACCCGCCCCGGTCGAGGCCTGGTCCGTGCTGGGCAGTCGGTACCGGCCATCACCGCAGGTGTCCGACCCCGAGTTCGACGTGCTGCTGGGCGCGGTGGACTTGATGCTGTCCGCGAACGTCGCCGCGACGACGGTGACACGGGCCATCGTCGCGGGGATTCCCACGGTGGTGCTCCATAACTCCCGCGCGCTCCACGCGGACGGCCCGTCCCCGGAGCAGGGGGGGGCTCCCTCCTGGATGCTGGAGCTTTTTCCCCTCCATCCCTTCTTGCTCTGGCCCCTCAAGTACCGCGCCTACCTGGAGCCGGTCCTGGCCGGGAACAGCTACTGCGAGGCCTTCGAGCGTGTGGAGTTGGTGGAGGAAGAGCGCCTGGAGGCGGTCTGTCGTGCGCTGCTCTTCGAGGGTCCGGCACGCTCCGCGCACCGCCAGCGCCAGGAGGACTACCTCGTCCGGCTCGGCAAGTTGCCCACCGCCGCACAGGTCATCGACGGCTATCTGTCTGGAGACACGACATGCGCTGCCTGA
- a CDS encoding DUF6365 family protein — translation MKADRFLFLALTRAGWGETALGLRIAEELTAQGSSVSFLAHKSNSLLMADTPFAREFISDEAGMLVRAYVDSLVKDERPTAIVLSDMATTQRFCSQANVDASFLAQYGLPLLAIDTWDQATTGATMDLFLGEPQALDLGLARASRPLLPVPILHSAPRPGAYDCMPEPVRLTRRVRTHLRDNLGIGDSERLVLLCTATWQHMRYRSRHGNRMAAALPLLLAEYVSRLGPSVHLVHVGPAAFPLQERLGERYHWLPPLQSLHFEELLGSSDLLVSANISAGTNLKAIASGVPTVVVHNSHEVEELFELESRLPQPPSDALRRWLVDTLPLYRFRLWPLGWFDFLAPVLKDNPFMRAVETVELTDERAFVETCQQLLHDDTSRRSMLERQAAYVAGVRRLPRASEVVRQYLAEGTIAA, via the coding sequence ATGAAGGCTGACCGATTCCTCTTTCTCGCTCTCACGCGGGCGGGGTGGGGAGAGACCGCGCTGGGCCTGCGCATCGCCGAAGAGCTGACGGCGCAAGGCAGCTCGGTCTCCTTCCTCGCGCACAAATCCAACTCGCTGCTGATGGCGGACACGCCGTTCGCCCGGGAGTTCATCAGCGACGAAGCGGGCATGCTGGTGCGCGCCTACGTGGACTCGCTCGTCAAGGACGAGCGCCCCACGGCCATCGTCCTATCGGACATGGCCACCACGCAGCGCTTCTGCTCGCAGGCCAACGTGGATGCGTCGTTCCTGGCCCAGTACGGCCTGCCGCTCCTCGCCATTGACACCTGGGACCAGGCGACCACGGGCGCGACGATGGACCTCTTTCTCGGCGAGCCGCAGGCGCTGGACCTGGGGCTGGCACGCGCCTCACGGCCCCTGCTGCCGGTCCCCATCCTTCACTCCGCGCCCCGGCCGGGTGCCTACGACTGCATGCCGGAGCCCGTACGGCTGACGCGCCGTGTGAGGACGCACCTGCGGGACAACCTGGGCATTGGTGATTCGGAGCGCCTCGTCCTGCTCTGCACCGCGACGTGGCAGCACATGCGCTACCGGAGCCGGCATGGCAACCGGATGGCGGCCGCGCTTCCGCTCCTGCTGGCGGAATATGTCTCGCGCCTGGGCCCCTCGGTGCACCTCGTCCACGTGGGGCCTGCCGCCTTCCCGCTCCAGGAGCGCCTGGGGGAGCGCTACCACTGGCTGCCGCCGCTCCAGTCGCTCCACTTCGAGGAGCTGCTCGGGAGCTCCGACCTGTTGGTGTCCGCCAACATCTCCGCCGGGACGAACCTCAAGGCCATCGCCTCGGGTGTGCCCACCGTGGTCGTGCACAACTCGCACGAGGTGGAGGAGTTGTTCGAGCTGGAGTCGCGGCTCCCGCAGCCGCCGTCGGACGCGCTGCGGCGCTGGCTCGTGGACACGCTGCCCCTCTATCGCTTCCGCCTCTGGCCCCTGGGGTGGTTCGACTTCCTGGCCCCTGTGCTGAAGGACAACCCCTTCATGAGGGCCGTCGAGACGGTGGAGCTCACCGACGAGCGCGCCTTCGTGGAGACGTGCCAGCAACTGCTCCATGACGACACGTCCAGGCGGAGCATGCTGGAGCGGCAGGCCGCCTATGTGGCGGGGGTTCGCCGACTACCCCGCGCCTCGGAGGTGGTCCGCCAGTACCTCGCGGAGGGGACCATCGCCGCATGA
- a CDS encoding sugar phosphate nucleotidyltransferase: MRNDFIGVVPAAGRAVRLSPLRYPKELLPIVYELDGEERRAQPMTAIEYTLRAMRQAELQRVLLVVSPAKADFFSLLGGGGDYGINLGYLIQENADGLARAVDVAYPWVGERYVCLALPDTIYQPLHGPALLCREIVSRRADVMLGVFPTDRPEQLGPVTMDRHGRVLQVQEKPARTDVRNTWGMAVWSPTFGHFLHEHLAAVPQTQDVHLGELFDKAIHAGLKVEAHFFAGGSYRDAGTPEGLASLLLRPPPREPHEG, from the coding sequence ATGAGGAATGACTTCATCGGGGTGGTGCCCGCGGCGGGGCGCGCCGTGCGGCTCAGCCCGCTTCGCTACCCCAAGGAGCTGCTGCCCATCGTCTACGAGTTGGATGGCGAGGAGCGGCGTGCCCAACCGATGACCGCCATCGAGTACACGCTGCGCGCCATGCGGCAGGCGGAGCTGCAGCGTGTGCTGCTCGTCGTGTCGCCCGCGAAGGCAGACTTCTTCAGTCTGCTCGGCGGCGGGGGCGACTACGGCATCAACCTGGGCTACCTCATCCAGGAGAATGCCGATGGACTGGCGCGCGCCGTCGACGTCGCCTACCCGTGGGTGGGTGAGCGGTATGTCTGCCTCGCGCTGCCCGACACCATCTACCAACCCCTCCATGGCCCGGCTCTGCTGTGTCGTGAAATCGTGAGCCGCCGCGCGGATGTCATGCTGGGCGTCTTCCCGACGGACCGCCCCGAGCAGCTCGGCCCCGTCACGATGGACCGCCATGGCCGGGTGCTCCAGGTGCAGGAGAAGCCGGCCCGGACGGATGTCCGCAACACCTGGGGGATGGCTGTCTGGTCCCCCACTTTCGGTCACTTCCTGCATGAGCACCTGGCGGCCGTGCCGCAGACGCAGGACGTTCACCTGGGAGAGCTGTTCGACAAGGCCATCCACGCAGGACTGAAGGTGGAGGCCCATTTCTTCGCCGGGGGCAGCTACAGGGACGCGGGAACGCCGGAAGGCCTCGCCTCGCTGCTGCTTCGACCTCCGCCGCGTGAGCCGCATGAAGGCTGA
- a CDS encoding radical SAM protein, protein MPAPGLPRFKSLLVSVTEACNVGCAHCGFIGSKRDREAEPEELADWVGQACDYGVPTIIFTGGEPFMRFAALKQSVARAAERGAGVGCFTSSNWGTSPEAARDMLRQLPGLTHLYLSSDVFHQRRVPYQNVYNVIEAAFEQGVKTITICITYTNTQELEAVRAEYARYARRVRFYEERVIPNPYFAARVLRNQSSLRAPTPEEYECSCWTGTPMVNPDGDVFSCHIAKAAAHHDFREVPHYLGSLRELGFQALMERASQRADYQFLRTHGPRGVAELFKRNPDLIQAVHSPGRSGFTNGCDMCFSVLATEAGRTALKEHLASRGVQESIDIRLTLQLGEAPMAESIPAAPNPTGTS, encoded by the coding sequence ATGCCGGCCCCTGGGTTGCCGCGGTTCAAGTCGCTCCTTGTCAGCGTCACCGAAGCCTGCAACGTGGGGTGCGCGCATTGCGGCTTCATCGGCTCGAAGCGCGACCGCGAGGCGGAGCCCGAGGAACTGGCGGATTGGGTGGGTCAGGCCTGTGACTATGGCGTCCCCACCATCATCTTCACCGGCGGAGAGCCCTTCATGCGCTTCGCCGCGCTCAAGCAGAGCGTTGCCCGGGCGGCCGAGCGCGGCGCTGGCGTGGGTTGCTTCACGAGCTCGAACTGGGGCACCTCCCCCGAGGCCGCAAGGGACATGCTTCGCCAGCTTCCCGGCCTGACGCACCTCTACCTGAGCTCGGATGTCTTTCACCAACGCAGGGTGCCCTACCAGAACGTCTATAACGTCATCGAGGCGGCGTTCGAGCAGGGGGTGAAGACCATCACCATCTGCATCACCTATACAAACACTCAGGAGTTGGAGGCCGTGCGCGCGGAGTATGCGCGTTATGCCAGGCGCGTGCGCTTCTACGAGGAGCGCGTCATCCCAAACCCGTACTTCGCCGCTCGCGTGCTTCGCAATCAGTCCTCGCTGCGCGCGCCGACGCCCGAGGAATACGAGTGCTCCTGTTGGACGGGGACCCCCATGGTCAACCCCGACGGCGACGTCTTCAGTTGCCACATCGCCAAGGCCGCCGCGCACCACGACTTCCGCGAGGTGCCGCACTACCTGGGCAGCCTGCGGGAACTCGGGTTCCAGGCGCTCATGGAGCGGGCAAGCCAGCGGGCCGACTATCAGTTCCTGCGGACTCACGGGCCCCGTGGCGTGGCGGAGCTGTTCAAGCGGAATCCCGACCTCATCCAGGCTGTCCATTCGCCGGGGCGCTCGGGATTCACGAATGGGTGCGACATGTGTTTCTCCGTTCTGGCGACGGAGGCCGGCCGCACGGCATTGAAGGAACACCTCGCGAGCCGGGGGGTGCAGGAGTCCATCGATATCCGGCTGACACTCCAGTTGGGTGAAGCGCCCATGGCTGAATCCATTCCGGCGGCGCCCAACCCCACTGGTACCTCATGA
- a CDS encoding ABC transporter ATP-binding protein, producing the protein MAPIIRVDNLRKCFDSQVAVDGVSFEVRAGQVFGLLGPNGAGKTTTLEMLETLLEPDEGSIIIDGIDARREPWAVRARIGVLLQQSSFHPHLTLVELLRMFSALYQVRGDPEASLRHVQLLDKRHSTFDRLSGGQRQRFSIAVALVNQPRVVFLDEPTSGLDPQSRHHLWELIRRVRDEGTTVVLTTHYMDEAEQLCDQLAILDGGRIVRMAPPVQLVDELVASGFRRPVQPRAATLEDVFLHLTGKQLREG; encoded by the coding sequence TTGGCGCCGATCATCCGGGTGGACAACCTGCGCAAGTGCTTCGATTCGCAGGTGGCGGTAGACGGTGTCTCGTTCGAGGTACGGGCCGGACAGGTGTTCGGGCTGCTGGGGCCCAACGGCGCGGGAAAGACAACGACCCTGGAGATGCTCGAAACGCTGCTTGAGCCAGATGAAGGGAGCATCATCATCGATGGCATCGACGCGCGGCGGGAGCCCTGGGCAGTGCGGGCACGGATTGGCGTGCTGCTTCAGCAGTCCAGCTTCCATCCGCACCTGACGCTCGTAGAGTTGCTGCGCATGTTCAGCGCGCTCTACCAGGTGCGGGGAGACCCGGAAGCCTCCCTGCGTCACGTACAGTTGCTCGACAAGCGACACTCCACTTTTGACAGGCTTTCAGGCGGGCAGCGCCAGCGGTTTTCCATTGCCGTGGCACTAGTGAACCAGCCTCGCGTCGTCTTCCTGGACGAGCCGACCTCCGGGTTGGACCCTCAGTCCCGGCACCACCTCTGGGAACTCATCCGCCGGGTGCGTGACGAGGGCACCACCGTCGTGCTGACGACGCACTACATGGACGAGGCGGAGCAACTCTGCGACCAGCTCGCCATCCTCGATGGCGGCCGCATCGTCCGCATGGCGCCGCCGGTCCAGCTCGTGGATGAGCTGGTGGCTTCCGGGTTCCGGCGACCCGTCCAGCCACGCGCGGCGACGCTGGAGGACGTCTTCCTCCACCTGACGGGCAAGCAGCTCCGGGAGGGCTAG
- a CDS encoding ABC transporter permease, with product MRAFKWHSGQVRALLVLSWYLLKSQLRTTSTVLLGFLFPLIFIAVFSFVGGEPRKLRFGMEEEDAATASSVFVVELRTVRELELVSLPRAELDMLLRAGRLDGIVHFVPAPATAGGLVQLSYSSASPQSAAISRLVVDTLVQKANLRLTGVTAPLLGFQATALEAQPFRYVDFALPGQLGFSLLTLAVSGMALSLAVQKKTLVLKRMFATPLWNPLILLSQALSRLAIVMLNTTLLLSCGVLVFHFHLSDGATTFLRMLALSMFGLVAFLGFGLLIASRARSTESVAPLANLFTIPQLLLAGTFFSTDQLPGWLQPIAHHLPLTYFNVAMRKLVMEGASLTDISGPLLGMTAWSVASYVLASRSFRWTP from the coding sequence ATGCGGGCCTTCAAATGGCATTCCGGGCAGGTGCGTGCGCTGCTGGTCTTGAGCTGGTACTTGCTGAAGTCACAGCTGCGGACCACGAGCACTGTGCTGCTCGGCTTCCTGTTCCCCCTGATCTTCATCGCGGTGTTCAGCTTCGTGGGGGGCGAGCCCCGGAAGCTCAGGTTCGGCATGGAGGAGGAGGACGCGGCGACCGCGAGCTCCGTCTTCGTCGTGGAGCTGCGCACGGTACGGGAGCTCGAGCTCGTCTCTCTCCCCCGGGCGGAGCTCGACATGCTCCTGCGGGCCGGCAGGCTCGACGGCATCGTCCACTTCGTTCCGGCCCCGGCGACGGCCGGTGGGCTCGTGCAGCTGAGCTACTCCTCCGCGAGCCCTCAGTCCGCGGCCATCTCTCGGCTCGTCGTCGACACGCTCGTCCAGAAGGCGAACCTGCGACTCACCGGCGTCACCGCGCCCCTGCTCGGCTTCCAGGCGACTGCCCTGGAGGCGCAGCCGTTCCGGTACGTGGACTTTGCGCTACCCGGGCAGCTGGGCTTCTCGCTGCTGACCCTCGCGGTGTCGGGCATGGCCTTGAGCCTCGCGGTCCAGAAGAAGACGCTGGTGCTCAAGCGCATGTTCGCCACGCCCTTGTGGAACCCGCTCATCCTGCTGAGCCAGGCGCTGAGCCGCCTGGCCATCGTCATGCTCAACACCACCCTGCTGTTGAGCTGCGGGGTACTGGTCTTCCATTTCCACCTCTCGGACGGCGCCACGACGTTCCTGCGGATGCTGGCACTCTCCATGTTTGGCCTCGTCGCCTTCCTCGGCTTCGGGCTCCTCATTGCGTCACGCGCGCGGAGCACCGAGTCCGTCGCTCCGCTGGCCAACCTCTTCACCATCCCCCAGCTCCTGCTAGCCGGGACATTCTTCAGCACCGACCAGCTCCCGGGCTGGCTCCAGCCCATTGCCCATCACCTCCCGCTCACCTATTTCAACGTGGCAATGCGAAAGCTGGTCATGGAGGGGGCCTCTCTCACGGACATCTCTGGCCCGTTGCTCGGAATGACCGCCTGGAGCGTGGCGTCGTACGTCCTGGCCTCACGCTCCTTTCGTTGGACCCCCTGA